Proteins encoded in a region of the Coffea eugenioides isolate CCC68of unplaced genomic scaffold, Ceug_1.0 ScVebR1_2432;HRSCAF=3458, whole genome shotgun sequence genome:
- the LOC113756630 gene encoding disease resistance protein RPM1-like has protein sequence MAESVVGFLINQLSTLLSQESTLLGGLRPDVQFIKDELGSMKAFLRQAEAKEDNDSQLQEWVKQVREVAYDTEDVLDDFAFRFALGDADGFFGRVGKIYNSIKNLKARHRISLEIKDIKARVVEISARHQRYQSLYGTQEIGSSSSHVASADCDIRDQALLIEEAKLFQWWEWGDSVKTTLCLKRSTIDAAVKKQFQSHAWITVSQNFQFKVIIKNLIQQLYEEIRQPVPPQVDSMDGIRLSEFVKDFLKERRYILVLDDLWTIDAWEAIKYVLPDYNIASRVVLTTRITDVASASCLTFHDFIHKMSPLSYEDSWTLFCNRTFQSNGCPSNLEEVCRKILKKCEGLPLGIVTMGGVLALKDKDKIDEWEMIFRGFGSEVDGSGKLDRIRKILLLSYSDLPHHLKNCLLYLSIYPEDHPIDVDEILGKWIALGFIEEEEGMIATDIAMRYLKELVNRSLIQVKETWDDGKLVNCGLHDFLREIIVSKSKEQCFTAIITGYCTRWPDKVRHLAIHNFTGNPLQGFSSLKCLRSVETFGNEDSLTTSFLSKFLCGGPKFLKVLNLTGAELDNIPKEVFKLFHLQYLDLSGTRVKIIPKSIGQLQNLEFLILAETTIMELPVEILKLRKLRSLNLYGIGDYSNNFALWGFKSPDGIGKLTSLERLHNIEADSGKIVREIGKLIQLRELSITKLRREDGKELLYSLSRLTNLRELHICSIKEEETLDLQHSVSPRLGFLTRLWLNGHLERVPEWVISLQYLGTLVLLNSELSEDENAIGCLGHLPNLVHLFLLRAYEGETLCFKAGRFQKLQRLDLVQFQRLKWVRVEEASMPGLQEFAIVGSKLMTGLPLGLQNLTELKFLQLFDMCDELIHKVQNLDKQSEDYQTISHIPQVCTGHWINGDWKTEILSEKIGKG, from the exons ATGGCTGAGAGTGTTGTTGGCTTTTTAATTAATCAGCTCTCCACCTTACTTTCCCAAGAGAGCACGCTTTTGGGAGGACTTCGACCGGATGTTCAGTTCATCAAAGATGAACTCGGCAGCATGAAAGCTTTCCTCCGACAAGCTGAAGCAAAGGAGGACAATGACTCTCAACTCCAAGAATGGGTAAAGCAGGTTCGAGAAGTTGCTTATGATACAGAGGACGTTCTCGATGATTTTGCCTTCCGCTTTGCTCTTGGTGATGCAGATGGATTCTTTGGCCGTGTTGGCAAGATCTACAACTCGATTAAAAATCTGAAAGCCCGCCATCGGATTTCTTTGGAGATAAAAGATATCAAGGCCAGAGTTGTAGAGATTTCTGCAAGGCATCAGAGGTACCAGTCTCTGTATGGTACTCAAGAAATAGGCTCCAGCTCTTCGCACGTGGCAAGCGCAGATTGTGATATTCGTGACCAAGCACTCCTAATTGAAGAAGCTAAGCTT TTTCAGTGGTGGGAATGGGGGGACTCGGTAAAAACCACCCTGTGTTTGAAAAGGTCTACGATTGATGCTGCAGTGAAGAAACAATTTCAGAGCCATGCTTGGATAActgtttctcaaaattttcaattcaaaGTCATCATCAAGAACTTGATTCAACAATTGTACGAGGAAATCAGACAGCCGGTGCCTCCACAAGTGGATTCCATGGATGGTATTAGGCTCAGCGAATTTGTCAAGGACTTCCTCAAAGAAAGAAGGTACATCCTTGTCCTTGATGATCTGTGGACTATAGATGCCTGGGAAGCTATCAAATACGTGTTGCCTGACTACAACATCGCTAGTCGTGTTGTATTGACAACACGAATTACCGATGTAGCTTCTGCATCCTGTTTAACATTCCATGACTTTATCCATAAGATGAGTCCTCTCTCTTATGAAGATTCTTGGACTCTTTTTTGCAATAGAACATTTCAAAGTAATGGTTGCCCTTCAAATCTAGAAGAAGTTTGtagaaaaatactaaaaaaatgtGAGGGCCTACCACTTGGAATTGTAACAATGGGTGGTGTTTTGGCTTTGAAGGACAAGGACAAGATAGATGAATGGGAGATGATTTTTCGTGGCTTTGGCAGTGAGGTAGATGGTAGCGGTAAGCTTGATAGAATTAGAAAGATACTCTTACTTAGCTATAGTGATTTGCCTCACCATCTTAAAAACTGTTTATTGTATCTAAGTATCTATCCTGAAGATCATCCAATTGATGTCGACGAGATACTTGGTAAATGGATAGCACTAGGATttatagaagaagaagaaggaatgaTAGCCACTGATATAGCTATGAGATATCTAAAAGAACTCGTCAACAGAAGCTTAATCCAAGTTAAAGAAACATGGGATGATGGCAAATTGGTGAATTGTGGTCTTCATGATTTTCTGCGTGAAATCATTGTTTCAAAATCTAAAGAGCAGTGCTTCACAGCCATAATCACTGGATATTGCACAAGATGGCCTGACAAAGTTCGACACCTGGCAATCCATAACTTCACTGGTAATCCTCTACAAGGCTTCAGCAGCTTAAAGTGTCTTCGGTCCGTGGAAACATTCGGGAATGAAGATTCTCTCACAACTTCATTTTTGTCCAAGTTTTTATGTGGTGGTCCCAAGTTCCTAAAGGTTTTAAATTTGACGGGAGCTGAATTGGACAACATCCCGAAGGAAGTTTTCAAACTATTTCATCTCCAGTATCTGGATCTAAGTGGCACTAGAGTTAAAATCATTCCAAAATCTATTGGGCAGCTTCAAAACCTAGAATTTTTAATTCTGGCCGAAACCACTATAATGGAGTTGCCCGTGGaaattttgaagctaagaaaaCTCCGTTCCCTCAACCTATACGGAATAGGTGattattcaaataactttgcacttTGGGGCTTTAAATCTCCGGATGGAATTGGAAAGCTTACTTCCTTGGAGAGGCTGCATAATATAGAAGCAGACAGTGGTAAAATAGTAAGGGAGATTGGGAAGCTCATTCAGTTGCGAGAATTATCCATCACAAAGCTGAGAAGAGAAGATGGAAAAGAGTTGCTCTACTCCCTGTCAAGGCTGACCAACCTTCGAGAGTTACACATCTGCTCCATTAAAGAAGAGGAGACCCTTGATCTCCAACATTCCGTCTCTCCAAGACTTGGATTTCTTACAAGGTTGTGGTTGAATGGGCATTTAGAGAGAGTACCAGAATGGGTGATATCACTTCAATACTTGGGCACTTTAGTCTTGCTGAATAGTGAGTTGAGTGAAGATGAGAATGCAATAGGCTGCCTTGGACATTTGCCCAACCTGGTACATCTTTTTCTCCTTCGTGCTTATGAAGGGGAGACATTGTGTTTTAAGGCTGGAAGATTCCAAAAACTCCAGAGATTAGACCTTGTGCAATTTCAAAGACTAAAATGGGTAAGAGTGGAAGAGGCATCGATGCCCGGTCTCCAAGAGTTTGCTATTGTTGGAAGCAAACTTATGACGGGCTTGCCTTTGGGCCTCCAAAACTTGACCGAGcttaaatttcttcaattgtttGACATGTGTGATGAGCTAATCCACAAAGTGCAAAATTTGGATAAACAAAGTGAAGATTATCAAACAATTTCTCATATCCCTCAAGTTTGCACTGGACACTGGATAAATGGTGATTGGAAAACGGAGATCCTCTCGGAGAAGATAGGTAAAGGATAA